Proteins found in one uncultured Desulfuromonas sp. genomic segment:
- a CDS encoding NFACT family protein, with protein MDYFFLDALIRQIQPQLHGALVNKIFQPQSDTLVFKMWNGRQEVRLVMRLGPAAAELYLTDQNARNPMRPPRFCQLLRARLHRLESIRLDPMDRIVRLHFNGKEGQDYTLVATCFGRDANLMLVDDEGRLVDALHRQSTRLQGQSELFADQIALVDLAQWLRDHEPLESIQTFLSERVVPMSRAVASSLARAAEQNSLVQQVDAFVDAWKQGQLKPRCQGTRLTMWLTGDDEAASHLSSYAREHGSGKGPDDLGKVVKKALKRLHKRLVSIDAQWQECEQAEQFRQQADLLSAQRHLLKRGMTDVEVTDYYQDPPVMCRLKLDPAKAPQENIDQYYKRYSKAKRGLDHCLRRHEQTEREIAWLEEITEQLESDSSADQDVIRQELIDAGIYRPQNALNRETRRISAADLVRKTVSPGGWPVLWGRNNKTNDYLSKQMLKANDLWFHAHLMPGSHVVLKCDGAQVDEEDILFAAAIAARHCRGKNSAKVDVMVAYGKHVKRVKNAPPGLVTVDEFRTVMVAPAEQVDEG; from the coding sequence ATGGATTACTTTTTTCTCGATGCCCTGATCCGACAGATTCAACCGCAATTGCACGGGGCTCTGGTCAATAAAATTTTTCAGCCGCAGTCTGATACCCTGGTGTTTAAAATGTGGAACGGTCGCCAGGAAGTGCGTTTGGTGATGCGACTCGGTCCGGCTGCGGCAGAACTTTATCTGACCGATCAGAATGCGCGTAACCCAATGCGTCCACCGCGTTTCTGCCAACTGCTGCGGGCTCGGCTGCACCGCCTCGAATCTATCCGCCTTGATCCCATGGATCGGATTGTTCGGCTGCATTTTAATGGCAAAGAGGGGCAGGATTATACGCTGGTAGCAACATGCTTTGGTCGTGATGCCAATCTGATGTTGGTTGACGACGAAGGTCGACTTGTTGATGCATTGCATCGTCAGAGTACCCGGCTTCAAGGACAATCCGAACTCTTTGCCGATCAGATCGCCCTGGTCGATCTTGCTCAATGGTTACGGGATCATGAACCCCTGGAATCCATACAAACGTTTTTAAGCGAGCGCGTTGTGCCCATGAGTCGCGCTGTTGCTTCCTCCCTGGCCAGGGCTGCAGAGCAGAACTCTCTGGTTCAACAGGTTGATGCGTTTGTTGACGCATGGAAACAGGGGCAACTCAAGCCCCGTTGTCAGGGCACGCGTCTGACCATGTGGTTAACCGGTGATGATGAAGCGGCATCACACCTGAGCAGTTATGCGCGTGAGCACGGTTCCGGAAAAGGGCCGGATGACCTGGGCAAGGTGGTTAAAAAAGCTCTCAAGCGTCTTCATAAACGCCTGGTGAGTATTGATGCGCAATGGCAGGAGTGTGAACAGGCAGAGCAGTTTCGTCAACAGGCCGACTTGCTTTCTGCCCAACGCCATCTGCTCAAGCGGGGCATGACGGATGTAGAGGTCACAGACTATTATCAGGACCCACCTGTGATGTGCCGTTTAAAGCTGGACCCAGCAAAGGCACCGCAGGAAAACATCGATCAGTATTACAAACGCTACAGCAAGGCGAAGCGTGGACTTGACCACTGTCTGCGCCGTCATGAGCAGACCGAGCGTGAAATCGCGTGGCTTGAGGAGATTACCGAACAGTTGGAGAGTGATTCTTCCGCAGATCAGGACGTGATCCGTCAGGAGCTGATTGATGCCGGTATCTACCGACCACAAAACGCTCTGAATCGTGAAACACGGCGGATTTCAGCGGCGGATCTGGTGCGCAAAACCGTTTCGCCTGGCGGCTGGCCAGTGCTGTGGGGGCGCAACAATAAAACCAACGATTATTTAAGTAAACAGATGCTCAAAGCCAATGATTTGTGGTTTCATGCCCATCTGATGCCGGGCAGCCATGTGGTTCTCAAGTGTGACGGTGCCCAGGTTGACGAAGAGGATATTCTATTTGCCGCAGCGATTGCCGCACGCCATTGTCGCGGGAAAAATAGCGCAAAAGTGGACGTGATGGTCGCCTATGGCAAACATGTAAAGCGGGTCAAAAATGCCCCTCCCGGGCTGGTAACGGTGGATGAATTTCGAACCGTGATGGTGGCTCCTGCTGAACAGGTGGATGAAGGGTAA
- the leuS gene encoding leucine--tRNA ligase: MEERYEPIGIELAWQKAWADANKFSVSEQSDKEKFYLLEMFPYPSGRIHMGHVRNYSIGDVVARFKRLQGYNVLHPMGWDAFGMPAENAAIQHGIHPAKWTVENIANMRLQLKRMGLSYDWDREFATCDVDYYKWEQLIFLKMFEKGLAYKKSSSVNWCPTCQTVLANEQVEDDACWRCGTVVEDKELDQWFFKITNYAQELLDEIDKMAGWPDSVLTMQRNWIGRSTGCEVAFPLENTLDKIKVFTTRQDTLYGATFMSLAPEHPKALELTTDDQREAVEAFIAKVRTQDKKNRTSEDFEKEGVFTGSYCINPLTRRKMPIYLANFVLMDYGTGAVMAVPTHDQRDFEFAKKYDLPLVVVIQPEDENIDPATMTEAWTGSGIMVNSDRFDGQNNEAAKEQIADYLAKEGIGEKTVNFRLRDWGVSRQRYWGTPIPIIYCDQCGVVPVPEKDLPVVLPTDVEFTGEGGSPLAKHKDFYTVSCPQCGEVARRETDTFDTFVESSWYFARYACPDFASGPIDRAAAEYWLPVDQYIGGVEHAVMHLLYARFFTKVMRDLGLMDVNEPFTNLLTQGMVCKETQSCPEHGWLYPEQVEDGTCTQCGKPVTIGRTEKMSKSKMNVVDPDKLIATYGADTARLFSLFAAPPEKDLEWNDQSVEGCYRFLNRVWRAVYDNQDILKNAAAPETEGDAKALRRMTHRTIKKVTEDIDGRFHFNTAIAAVMELVNAIYGFEKKSEYPGAVKESLEATVRLLAPFVPHITEELWANLGHEEDLETAGWPQYDTAAMVEDEKLIVIQVNGKVRSKITVSASAGKEEVEKAALADETVQRFIGDGTVRKVIVVPGKLVNVVAS; the protein is encoded by the coding sequence ATGGAAGAGCGTTACGAACCAATCGGTATTGAACTGGCCTGGCAAAAAGCCTGGGCCGATGCCAATAAATTTTCTGTATCCGAACAATCGGATAAGGAAAAGTTCTACCTTCTGGAGATGTTTCCCTATCCTTCCGGAAGAATTCACATGGGCCACGTCCGCAACTACTCCATCGGTGATGTTGTAGCCCGTTTCAAGCGACTGCAAGGCTACAATGTGCTTCATCCCATGGGCTGGGACGCCTTCGGCATGCCGGCGGAAAATGCCGCCATTCAGCATGGCATCCACCCGGCCAAATGGACGGTTGAGAACATTGCCAATATGCGTCTGCAGCTCAAGCGCATGGGGCTGTCCTACGATTGGGATCGTGAGTTTGCCACCTGTGATGTCGACTACTACAAGTGGGAACAGCTGATCTTTCTCAAGATGTTTGAGAAAGGCCTGGCCTACAAGAAGAGTTCGTCGGTCAACTGGTGTCCGACCTGTCAAACCGTTCTGGCCAATGAGCAGGTTGAAGACGATGCCTGCTGGCGTTGTGGCACGGTGGTGGAAGATAAAGAACTTGATCAGTGGTTCTTTAAAATCACCAATTATGCCCAGGAGCTGCTTGACGAGATCGACAAAATGGCTGGCTGGCCGGATTCCGTCCTGACCATGCAGCGCAACTGGATCGGTCGCAGCACTGGTTGTGAAGTTGCCTTTCCACTGGAAAATACCCTCGATAAAATCAAGGTTTTTACCACCCGGCAGGATACCCTGTACGGTGCCACGTTTATGAGTCTGGCGCCAGAGCATCCCAAAGCGCTGGAGTTGACCACCGATGACCAACGAGAGGCTGTGGAAGCCTTTATTGCCAAGGTACGCACTCAGGATAAGAAAAATCGCACCAGCGAAGATTTTGAGAAAGAAGGGGTCTTCACCGGGTCCTATTGCATCAACCCGCTTACACGGCGCAAAATGCCGATCTATCTGGCTAACTTTGTTTTGATGGATTACGGCACCGGCGCGGTTATGGCGGTGCCAACTCATGACCAACGTGACTTTGAATTCGCCAAGAAATACGATTTGCCTCTGGTGGTGGTAATTCAGCCCGAAGATGAGAACATCGACCCGGCGACCATGACCGAAGCCTGGACCGGCTCCGGCATAATGGTCAATTCAGATCGCTTTGATGGCCAGAATAACGAGGCGGCTAAAGAACAGATTGCTGATTACCTGGCGAAAGAAGGCATTGGCGAGAAAACCGTCAACTTCCGTCTGCGTGATTGGGGCGTTTCGCGCCAGCGTTATTGGGGCACACCGATTCCCATCATCTACTGTGATCAGTGCGGTGTCGTACCGGTTCCGGAAAAAGATCTGCCGGTGGTTCTGCCCACCGATGTTGAATTTACCGGTGAAGGTGGTAGCCCGCTGGCTAAGCATAAAGACTTCTATACGGTCAGTTGCCCGCAATGTGGCGAAGTGGCGCGCCGCGAAACCGATACGTTCGACACCTTTGTTGAGAGTTCCTGGTATTTCGCCCGCTATGCCTGCCCCGATTTTGCTTCCGGTCCCATCGACCGCGCTGCAGCGGAATATTGGCTGCCGGTAGATCAATATATTGGCGGTGTTGAACACGCAGTTATGCATCTGCTCTACGCCCGTTTCTTCACCAAGGTGATGCGCGATCTGGGGTTGATGGATGTCAACGAGCCGTTTACCAACCTGCTTACTCAGGGCATGGTGTGCAAGGAAACCCAATCTTGCCCTGAGCACGGCTGGCTCTATCCTGAACAGGTGGAAGACGGCACGTGTACCCAGTGTGGCAAGCCGGTGACCATTGGTCGCACCGAAAAGATGAGTAAGTCAAAGATGAACGTCGTTGATCCTGACAAGCTCATTGCAACCTATGGTGCCGATACCGCGCGACTGTTTTCACTGTTTGCTGCTCCGCCGGAAAAAGATCTTGAATGGAATGATCAAAGCGTCGAAGGCTGCTATCGCTTCCTCAATCGGGTGTGGCGGGCCGTCTATGATAACCAGGACATTCTTAAAAATGCCGCTGCACCTGAGACCGAGGGTGATGCCAAGGCGCTGCGTCGCATGACCCATCGCACCATCAAAAAAGTGACGGAGGACATTGACGGTCGCTTCCATTTCAATACGGCCATTGCCGCGGTTATGGAGCTGGTCAACGCCATCTACGGTTTCGAAAAGAAATCTGAGTATCCCGGTGCGGTGAAGGAATCTCTCGAAGCCACGGTCCGTTTGTTGGCCCCTTTTGTGCCCCACATTACGGAAGAGTTGTGGGCCAATTTGGGTCATGAAGAGGATCTGGAAACCGCCGGGTGGCCACAGTATGATACGGCAGCCATGGTTGAAGATGAAAAACTTATCGTCATCCAGGTCAATGGAAAAGTGCGGTCCAAGATCACTGTTTCCGCGTCAGCCGGCAAGGAGGAGGTCGAAAAGGCCGCTTTGGCGGATGAAACGGTCCAACGCTTTATTGGTGATGGAACGGTGCGTAAAGTGATCGTGGTTCCCGGTAAACTGGTTAATGTGGTGGCATCATGA
- the rpsT gene encoding 30S ribosomal protein S20: MANHKSALKRNKQSIVRRDRNTQARSTMRTMVKNVRLAVAEQNKDAATAALTQAVPYIDKMATRGIIHKATASRKISRLTKLVNTLA; the protein is encoded by the coding sequence ATGGCTAATCATAAGTCTGCCCTGAAGCGTAACAAGCAAAGTATCGTTCGTCGTGATCGCAACACTCAAGCGCGTTCTACCATGCGCACCATGGTCAAGAATGTTCGCCTGGCTGTTGCAGAGCAGAACAAAGACGCAGCGACTGCAGCTCTGACCCAAGCGGTTCCCTACATTGATAAAATGGCAACTCGCGGCATCATTCACAAAGCGACTGCCAGCCGTAAAATCAGTCGTCTGACGAAACTGGTGAACACTCTCGCTTAA
- a CDS encoding tRNA (cytidine(34)-2'-O)-methyltransferase: MIDPPFHIVLVEPEIPPNTGNIARLCAGTQTHLHLVGTLGFSLDDRYLKRAGLDYWPHVPLHRWDSLDQLEQAYPEGRWWYTSKTAHLVHSQATFHPGDFIVFGKETKGLPKELLERAPERCLRIPMSCDAVRSLNLSTSAGIVLYEALRQVGALENA, encoded by the coding sequence ATGATTGATCCGCCTTTTCATATTGTGCTGGTGGAACCGGAGATCCCGCCGAACACCGGCAATATCGCCCGATTGTGTGCCGGAACCCAGACCCATCTGCATCTGGTGGGCACCTTGGGGTTTTCTCTGGATGACCGCTACCTGAAACGCGCCGGTCTGGATTATTGGCCCCACGTGCCCCTGCATCGCTGGGACAGCCTGGACCAACTGGAACAGGCCTATCCTGAGGGTCGCTGGTGGTACACGTCGAAAACCGCCCACCTCGTCCATAGCCAGGCGACGTTTCACCCTGGAGACTTCATCGTGTTCGGCAAGGAGACCAAGGGGCTGCCGAAAGAGCTGCTTGAACGCGCTCCAGAGCGTTGCCTACGCATCCCGATGAGTTGTGATGCCGTACGCAGCCTCAACCTGTCCACCTCGGCGGGCATTGTGCTCTACGAAGCTCTGCGTCAGGTTGGTGCTCTGGAGAACGCTTAA
- the infA gene encoding translation initiation factor IF-1: MAKEEAIEVEGTVIEPLPNAMFRVKLDNDHVVLAHISGKMRKFYIRILPGDRVTVELSPYDLTRGRITYREK, encoded by the coding sequence TTGGCAAAGGAAGAAGCAATTGAAGTAGAAGGTACAGTCATTGAGCCACTGCCCAATGCCATGTTTCGCGTCAAGCTGGACAATGACCATGTTGTTCTGGCCCACATTTCCGGGAAAATGCGCAAGTTTTATATCCGCATTCTTCCTGGTGACCGAGTTACGGTTGAACTGTCGCCTTATGATTTGACGCGCGGCCGGATTACCTACCGGGAAAAATAA
- a CDS encoding response regulator, whose amino-acid sequence MAKRTILVVEDEESLLKLESILLTSKGYEVIGVPNGLAALDVLEKETVDLVLLDIMLPEIDGFEVCRRIKGNPETQKLPVIMLTAKKSHEDMARGDEVGADWYVTKPFKSAKVIETIERFIEGTA is encoded by the coding sequence GTGGCGAAACGAACCATACTTGTTGTTGAAGATGAAGAGAGTCTGTTGAAGCTCGAAAGTATTCTGCTGACCTCCAAGGGATACGAAGTTATTGGTGTTCCCAACGGATTAGCCGCATTGGATGTGCTGGAAAAAGAGACGGTCGACCTGGTTCTGCTCGATATTATGTTACCTGAGATCGACGGTTTTGAAGTGTGTCGCCGCATCAAGGGAAATCCGGAAACCCAGAAATTGCCTGTGATTATGTTGACGGCCAAGAAGAGTCATGAAGACATGGCTCGTGGTGATGAAGTGGGGGCTGACTGGTATGTCACCAAGCCTTTCAAGTCAGCTAAAGTGATTGAGACTATCGAACGATTCATTGAAGGGACTGCCTAG
- the holA gene encoding DNA polymerase III subunit delta — MTPVDLKKTISANKLPPLLFLYGEEAFLLEQSLKHLLNTAVDPATRDFNLMVLSGKDTDPALVMDTARTFPAFAERRVIVIKQAQDLSAAALDALLPYIEEPVAECCLVFCANRIDKRKKFFQSFKKTGELIEFKPLFANKIPAFVRDQARQFGKQFSEDGLSLFCKRVGTNLTEIHGELLKLASYLGDKPVIDVDDVAAVVCDTRVDSIFDLTDVVGARKLPQALMLSERLQLEGEAPLKILAMLTRHFRQLWKTRSLLEQGASQQDVAKTVRINPYFVERIMRQSHQFDMATYPRAFELFLQMDMAMKSSGAHPQALLQKLLTDLVRLG; from the coding sequence ATGACTCCGGTCGATCTGAAGAAAACCATTAGCGCCAACAAGCTTCCTCCCCTGTTGTTTCTTTACGGAGAGGAAGCTTTTCTGTTGGAACAATCCCTTAAACATCTTCTCAACACTGCCGTTGATCCGGCGACCCGTGATTTTAATCTGATGGTTCTTTCCGGAAAAGACACCGATCCGGCGCTGGTGATGGATACCGCTCGCACCTTTCCGGCTTTTGCCGAGCGGCGGGTGATTGTCATCAAGCAGGCCCAGGACCTTTCTGCGGCGGCACTGGATGCGTTGCTCCCTTATATCGAGGAGCCGGTCGCGGAATGTTGTCTGGTGTTTTGTGCCAACCGGATCGATAAGCGCAAAAAGTTTTTTCAGAGTTTCAAGAAAACCGGTGAACTGATTGAGTTCAAACCGCTCTTTGCGAACAAGATTCCCGCATTTGTCCGCGATCAGGCGCGTCAGTTCGGCAAACAGTTCAGTGAAGACGGTTTGTCGTTGTTCTGTAAACGGGTCGGTACCAATCTAACGGAAATTCACGGGGAGTTGCTAAAGCTGGCCAGTTATCTGGGAGATAAGCCTGTCATTGATGTCGATGATGTGGCGGCTGTGGTCTGTGATACCCGAGTGGACAGTATTTTTGACCTGACCGATGTGGTCGGTGCTCGTAAGTTGCCACAGGCTTTAATGCTAAGTGAGCGTTTGCAACTTGAAGGGGAAGCCCCGCTGAAAATTCTCGCCATGCTGACACGCCATTTTCGTCAGCTTTGGAAAACCAGATCGTTGCTGGAGCAGGGCGCTTCTCAACAGGACGTGGCCAAAACCGTGCGCATTAATCCCTATTTTGTAGAACGGATTATGCGTCAATCACACCAATTTGATATGGCGACCTACCCCAGAGCGTTTGAACTGTTTTTGCAGATGGACATGGCCATGAAGTCGAGTGGTGCCCACCCTCAGGCGTTATTGCAGAAGCTGCTGACGGATCTGGTTCGCTTAGGCTAA
- the murJ gene encoding murein biosynthesis integral membrane protein MurJ, whose translation MSERRKITLAAGILSLATLISRFAGLARDMVIATLFGAGFGSDAFFMAFTLPNLLRRFFAEGSLTAAFVPTFSQVREQQGELAAQRVMVLCWSLLATVMVVVTMVGIVLAPGLVQMIAHGFGEIAGKLELTVSLTRIMFPYIFFVSLLALLTGVLNVYGHYFIPAISPLVLNLAMISSALLLHHRFAMPIEALAWGVIAGGVLQLAMTLPVLRRYGLRLGWQWNWRDSTVRRITLLMVPGIAGVAIYQINVVVTRLLSSFLEQGSVSYLYYGQRLFEFPQGIFIVSLAQAVLPTMSRQAAAGEVDEVKNSLRYALTLIVLVTLPAGVGLIVCAEPIFSQLFMQGAFGFSDVQQTALALAAYAPGLVFVGISRVIVPTFYALQDTRTPVWISFWTLLANVAFGLLLMGPFQHVGLAVALTLSSVVNSVILLVMLRRKIGRLGLKSLWLTTLKALLACGVMAVVVERVLLLGAWSAGLTLTNAMILAAGIAGGVASYLVVGRLARIAELKELQAIVLRKLRRG comes from the coding sequence ATGTCGGAGCGTAGAAAAATCACACTGGCTGCCGGAATCCTCAGTCTGGCGACCCTGATCAGCCGTTTTGCCGGATTGGCACGGGATATGGTGATTGCAACGTTATTTGGTGCCGGGTTTGGTAGTGACGCCTTTTTTATGGCGTTCACCTTGCCAAACCTGTTGCGCCGTTTTTTTGCCGAAGGTTCACTCACCGCTGCGTTTGTTCCCACCTTCAGTCAGGTACGTGAGCAACAGGGGGAGCTGGCTGCTCAGCGGGTTATGGTGTTGTGTTGGTCTCTGTTGGCCACGGTGATGGTGGTTGTGACCATGGTCGGCATTGTTCTGGCCCCAGGGCTGGTACAGATGATTGCCCATGGTTTTGGGGAAATTGCCGGCAAACTCGAATTAACGGTTTCTCTGACCCGCATCATGTTTCCCTACATCTTTTTTGTCAGTTTGCTGGCGTTATTGACCGGTGTGCTGAATGTCTATGGTCACTATTTTATCCCGGCCATCTCTCCGTTGGTGCTTAATCTGGCAATGATCAGCAGTGCCTTGCTGTTGCATCACCGCTTTGCAATGCCTATTGAAGCGCTGGCCTGGGGTGTTATTGCCGGCGGTGTGTTGCAATTGGCCATGACTCTGCCGGTGTTGCGTCGTTACGGGTTGCGACTGGGGTGGCAATGGAACTGGCGCGATTCCACTGTGCGGCGCATAACCTTATTGATGGTGCCGGGCATTGCTGGTGTTGCCATCTACCAGATCAACGTGGTGGTCACCCGTTTGTTGTCCTCTTTTCTTGAGCAGGGCAGTGTCTCCTATCTTTATTACGGCCAGAGGTTGTTTGAATTTCCTCAGGGGATCTTCATCGTCTCATTGGCCCAGGCCGTGTTGCCAACCATGAGCCGTCAAGCCGCCGCAGGCGAGGTGGATGAGGTGAAAAACTCGCTGCGTTATGCTTTAACTCTTATTGTCCTGGTCACGTTACCCGCAGGCGTGGGGTTGATCGTCTGTGCCGAACCGATCTTCAGTCAGTTGTTCATGCAGGGTGCGTTTGGATTTTCTGATGTCCAACAAACAGCTCTGGCCCTGGCTGCCTATGCGCCGGGCCTGGTGTTTGTCGGCATTAGTCGGGTGATTGTCCCGACGTTTTATGCCCTGCAGGATACTCGGACACCGGTATGGATCTCGTTCTGGACATTACTGGCCAATGTGGCTTTTGGTCTGTTGCTGATGGGGCCGTTTCAACACGTCGGTCTTGCCGTTGCCCTGACCTTGTCCTCGGTTGTTAACAGTGTGATTCTGCTGGTGATGCTGCGACGCAAGATCGGCAGGTTGGGCTTGAAATCGCTGTGGTTAACAACCCTCAAAGCCCTGCTGGCCTGTGGTGTGATGGCGGTCGTGGTTGAGCGGGTGTTGCTGTTGGGGGCATGGTCAGCAGGTTTGACCTTGACCAATGCAATGATTCTTGCTGCCGGCATTGCCGGCGGTGTGGCAAGTTATCTGGTGGTTGGCCGTCTGGCGAGAATTGCCGAACTCAAGGAGTTGCAGGCGATCGTTCTGCGCAAGTTGCGGCGCGGTTAA
- the lptE gene encoding LPS assembly lipoprotein LptE, whose amino-acid sequence MRHLTVLLIGVTLLVCACGYHVPGRGNALPEDIQTVFVEPFQNRTTEPFLETPLTNEVRDQFSRRRTVEVVASADLADAILTGTIVSYRVGTVSYDRNDDITEYRVTMIVDAALTRANGEEVIWQGSVSWKEEFYANDDRAQQDYNETLAQEDLHRRLAQELYNSLTDNF is encoded by the coding sequence ATGAGACATCTGACGGTCCTGCTTATTGGTGTGACGTTGTTGGTCTGTGCGTGTGGCTACCATGTGCCGGGGCGTGGCAATGCACTGCCGGAAGATATTCAGACGGTTTTTGTTGAACCGTTTCAAAACAGGACCACTGAGCCTTTTCTGGAAACACCGCTGACCAACGAAGTGCGTGATCAGTTTTCTCGTCGTCGTACCGTGGAGGTTGTCGCCAGCGCCGATCTTGCCGATGCAATTCTCACTGGAACCATTGTCAGCTACCGTGTCGGTACGGTCTCTTATGATCGCAACGATGATATCACCGAGTATCGCGTCACAATGATCGTTGATGCGGCTCTGACTCGGGCCAATGGTGAGGAAGTGATCTGGCAGGGTTCTGTGAGCTGGAAAGAGGAATTCTATGCCAATGATGATCGTGCTCAGCAGGATTACAATGAAACACTGGCTCAAGAAGACCTGCACCGTCGTCTGGCCCAGGAACTTTATAACAGCCTGACCGATAACTTCTGA
- the hcp gene encoding hydroxylamine reductase, whose translation MFTWGRVHWPDVKHIDGWDFSEVIGKALKCEGFQEKEDKHIITGCGHHAVIGLADQVIEAVKSGAIKRFFLIGGCDGALHGRDYYTQLAESLPKDTVILTLACGKYRFNKLEFGDINGIPRLLDVGQCNDAYSAIQIALALAEAFECEVNDLPLSIVLSWYEQKAVAVLLSLLSLGLKDMRIGPSLPAFISPNVLNFLVENFNLTPIGNASDDMATMLG comes from the coding sequence ATTTTCACCTGGGGACGTGTGCATTGGCCGGATGTCAAACATATCGACGGCTGGGATTTCTCCGAAGTGATTGGAAAAGCCCTGAAATGTGAAGGTTTTCAGGAAAAAGAAGATAAGCACATAATAACGGGGTGTGGTCATCATGCGGTCATAGGCTTGGCTGATCAGGTGATCGAAGCGGTCAAATCGGGAGCTATCAAGCGTTTCTTCCTGATTGGCGGATGCGATGGTGCCCTTCACGGACGTGATTACTATACTCAACTGGCCGAGAGTTTGCCCAAAGATACGGTCATTCTGACATTGGCCTGCGGCAAATACCGTTTCAACAAGCTCGAATTTGGTGATATCAACGGCATTCCACGCCTGCTGGATGTCGGCCAATGCAATGATGCCTATTCTGCGATTCAGATTGCTCTGGCACTGGCTGAAGCCTTTGAATGCGAGGTCAATGACCTGCCGTTATCTATTGTCTTATCGTGGTATGAGCAAAAGGCTGTCGCAGTTCTGTTGTCGTTGCTGTCATTAGGCCTGAAAGACATGCGTATCGGCCCCTCGCTGCCAGCTTTCATTTCGCCCAATGTTCTCAACTTTCTGGTTGAAAACTTCAATCTGACGCCGATTGGTAATGCCAGTGATGATATGGCGACCATGCTTGGTTAA
- a CDS encoding lysophospholipid acyltransferase family protein, whose protein sequence is MNKETLQNYLEAAPFFLFVGIARLLPRLWALKLGRQLGRGSRFFQPKRVATARDNLRRAYPDKDSAWIESMIRKVFEHLGISSMEMLRLNHFTTRRDVDAHFTFEGLEHLQAIKEQQQGAFLLTGHVGFWEAGTFFMPILGYPVDFVAKKIRNPFVDRFIQNQREGAGGRCLDSKKGARRIIRALTDQRMVCLLLDQHISKKQGIVVNFFNRPAYATPIIPQIALKNQTPIVPVFVYRQEDYNYRVVVQPPLVFDGPATKQAVQDCTQKLTDIVEEAIRRQPDQWFWVHRRWRKSAERQTS, encoded by the coding sequence ATGAATAAAGAAACTCTACAGAATTATCTTGAAGCGGCACCATTCTTCCTGTTTGTCGGCATTGCCCGCCTGCTGCCCCGCCTGTGGGCACTCAAACTCGGGCGACAGCTTGGACGTGGCAGCCGTTTTTTTCAGCCCAAGCGCGTGGCCACGGCGCGTGACAATCTGCGCAGGGCGTACCCCGATAAAGACAGTGCGTGGATTGAGTCCATGATCCGTAAAGTGTTTGAACACCTCGGCATCAGCAGCATGGAGATGCTGCGCCTCAACCATTTTACCACCCGTCGTGATGTTGATGCCCATTTCACCTTTGAGGGGCTGGAACATCTGCAAGCCATCAAGGAACAACAGCAGGGAGCGTTTCTACTCACCGGTCATGTCGGTTTTTGGGAGGCGGGCACTTTTTTCATGCCGATTCTCGGTTATCCTGTCGACTTTGTCGCCAAGAAAATCCGCAACCCGTTTGTCGACCGCTTCATTCAGAATCAACGTGAAGGTGCCGGTGGTCGGTGTCTCGACAGTAAAAAAGGGGCGCGTCGTATCATCCGTGCCCTGACGGATCAGCGCATGGTGTGTCTGCTGCTTGATCAGCATATCTCCAAAAAGCAGGGAATCGTCGTCAACTTTTTTAACCGGCCCGCCTATGCCACACCGATCATTCCACAGATCGCCCTGAAGAATCAAACGCCCATCGTCCCGGTGTTTGTCTATCGTCAGGAAGATTACAATTACCGGGTCGTTGTCCAACCGCCGCTGGTCTTTGACGGACCGGCCACCAAGCAAGCGGTCCAGGACTGCACTCAGAAACTCACCGACATCGTTGAAGAAGCCATCCGCCGACAGCCGGACCAGTGGTTCTGGGTACACCGGCGCTGGCGCAAATCAGCCGAGCGACAGACATCATGA